aataATAGGTCAGGCCTTCAATACTGTGAGGTGCACCGCCCACAACGATGCCCACTTCGCCAACCAGCTCCGCCGACTGGACTCCTATGACCATGCGGGCGTGGCAGAGCGCCTCTGCTCCTACACCAAGGTCCTCTTCGTATGGGAGCCCTTAGAGGGGCTGGTTTCGGCCCTCCATGATAAGTTTGAGAGCTCCAACTGGTACTACCATTCAGCGTTCGGCAGGCCCATCATCTCCCGGTACCGGGCCAATGCCTCACTCTCCGCCCTGAGGACCGGCGCCGGCGTCACCTTCAGGGAGTTTGTCCAGTACCTGTTGGATGTGAGGCGGCCCGTGGGCATGGACATCCACTGGACGCCGGTCAGCCAGCTCTGCAGCCCCTGCCTGCTGCACTACGACTTCATTGGGAAGTTTGAGAAGATGACGGAGGAGGTCAACTTCCTGCTACTGAGCATTGGGTGCCCGCCAACGTCAAGGCAGAAAGGACTGCTTCCACCATTGCTCAGATGTACTTTGAACAGCATGGACAGACAGGGTCTATGACATTTACTACATGGATTATCTAATGTTTAACTACCCCAAGC
This sequence is a window from Oncorhynchus gorbuscha isolate QuinsamMale2020 ecotype Even-year linkage group LG01, OgorEven_v1.0, whole genome shotgun sequence. Protein-coding genes within it:
- the LOC123998622 gene encoding carbohydrate sulfotransferase 8-like; protein product: MSSNPSFLIPSPRQPPLLQWPPHPVTPTSGDPAESPRSLVTKRHRKLLLKSGSLTPSGAPTGEEYHRLQGMAQTQVSSRHLLREVCSKYQPGVTEHPVSCLQVFRVFVEDWHCQAFNTVRCTAHNDAHFANQLRRLDSYDHAGVAERLCSYTKVLFVWEPLEGLVSALHDKFESSNWYYHSAFGRPIISRYRANASLSALRTGAGVTFREFVQYLLDVRRPVGMDIHWTPVSQLCSPCLLHYDFIGKFEKMTEEVNFLLLSIGCPPTSRQKGLLPPLLRCTLNSMDRQGL